A genomic stretch from Chryseobacterium sp. SNU WT5 includes:
- the rpsU gene encoding 30S ribosomal protein S21 produces the protein MLIIPVKDGESIDRALKKYKRKFDKTGTIRALRSRQQFNKPSVVKRQKNVKAAHKQRLVSKEEQA, from the coding sequence ATGTTAATAATCCCAGTAAAAGATGGTGAATCCATCGACAGAGCATTAAAAAAATACAAGAGAAAATTCGACAAGACAGGAACGATCAGAGCTCTTAGAAGTCGTCAACAATTCAACAAGCCTTCTGTTGTTAAAAGACAGAAAAATGTTAAAGCTGCTCACAAGCAAAGACTTGTAAGTAAGGAAGAACAAGCTTAA
- a CDS encoding tyrosine-type recombinase/integrase, with translation MIERFLEYIEVEKRYSAHTVTCYRSDLLVFASFVLRTEGHQDLLKVDKKIVRNFMSDLSVSNISKRSINRKLSTLRSFYLFLLKLQQITVSPLESIQSLKFYAEKQIPFSQAEMEELKVTTVKPKNSSFLKELIVETLYQTGMRRAELSALLLENVDFSKKEIKVIGKGNKSRIIPVSEDLLNVFTEYLSKRKPLEESEMYFFINDKGKKLNDKFVYSTVNSYLSIVSNKVKKSPHILRHSFATHVLDNGAEISKVKKLMGHSSLASTQVYTNANIEQLKKVFNNAHPRAKKI, from the coding sequence ATGATAGAACGGTTTTTGGAGTACATTGAAGTGGAAAAGCGTTATTCAGCACACACGGTAACTTGTTATCGGAGTGACTTACTAGTGTTTGCGTCATTTGTACTTAGAACAGAAGGTCATCAGGATCTTCTAAAAGTGGATAAAAAAATCGTCCGAAATTTCATGTCAGACCTAAGTGTTTCTAATATTTCTAAGCGAAGTATTAATAGAAAGCTATCTACGCTGCGTAGTTTTTACCTGTTTTTATTAAAACTGCAGCAGATTACCGTGTCCCCTTTAGAAAGTATTCAGTCCTTGAAGTTTTACGCCGAAAAACAGATTCCCTTCTCCCAAGCTGAGATGGAGGAGTTGAAGGTTACAACGGTAAAGCCTAAAAACTCCAGCTTTCTGAAAGAGTTAATTGTAGAAACTCTATATCAAACAGGAATGCGTCGTGCCGAGCTTTCTGCACTGTTACTGGAAAATGTAGATTTCAGTAAAAAAGAAATTAAAGTGATTGGTAAAGGGAATAAAAGCCGCATCATTCCCGTTTCCGAAGATCTGCTTAATGTATTCACCGAATACCTGTCTAAAAGAAAACCACTGGAAGAGAGTGAGATGTACTTTTTCATCAATGATAAAGGTAAAAAACTCAATGACAAATTTGTCTATTCTACTGTAAACTCCTATCTTAGTATTGTCTCAAATAAGGTGAAAAAAAGCCCGCATATCCTAAGGCATAGTTTTGCAACACATGTTTTAGATAACGGAGCCGAAATTTCTAAAGTGAAGAAATTGATGGGACATTCGTCGTTGGCATCAACGCAGGTTTATACCAATGCGAACATCGAGCAATTAAAGAAAGTGTTTAACAATGCTCATCCGAGAGCAAAAAAAATCTAG
- a CDS encoding HPF/RaiA family ribosome-associated protein, whose amino-acid sequence MKIKVQSIGLTPHAPLEEYLEKKLNKLETFYDKIHGCQVFLKVENTGAKDNKTAEIKLEVPGDDIVVKKTSSSFEESIDLCADAAKKLLIKKKELA is encoded by the coding sequence ATGAAAATTAAAGTTCAATCAATTGGATTAACCCCACATGCACCATTAGAAGAGTATTTAGAAAAAAAATTAAATAAGCTCGAAACCTTTTACGATAAGATTCATGGGTGTCAGGTTTTTTTAAAGGTAGAAAATACAGGAGCAAAAGATAATAAGACCGCAGAGATCAAATTGGAAGTTCCTGGTGATGATATCGTCGTAAAGAAGACTTCTTCCTCTTTTGAAGAGAGTATTGACTTATGTGCTGATGCAGCTAAAAAGCTGTTAATCAAGAAAAAAGAACTGGCTTAA
- the tuf gene encoding elongation factor Tu, which produces MAKETFNRSKPHLNIGTIGHVDHGKTTLTAAISKVLSDKGYGTARDFSSIDSAPEEKERGITINTSHIEYETANRHYAHVDCPGHADYVKNMVTGAAQMDGAILVVASTDGPMPQTREHILLCRQVNVPNVLVFMNKVDMVDDVELLELVEMEVRELLSSYDYDGDNTPVIQGSALGGLNGDPKWVAKIEELMDAVDTWIELPTRDVDKTFLMPIEDVFSITGRGTVATGRIEAGVINTGDPVDIVGMGDEKLTSTVTGVEMFRKILDRGEAGDNVGILLRGIEKTDIKRGMVIAKAGSVTPHKKFKAEVYILSKEEGGRHTPFHNKYRPQFYVRTTDVTGEIFLPEGVEMVMPGDNLTITVELLQPIALNVGLRFAIREGGRTVGAGQVTEITD; this is translated from the coding sequence ATGGCAAAGGAAACGTTTAATCGTAGCAAACCGCATTTGAACATTGGTACCATCGGTCACGTAGACCATGGTAAAACTACACTTACTGCTGCAATCAGCAAAGTATTATCTGACAAAGGATACGGAACAGCAAGAGATTTCTCTTCTATCGATTCTGCACCAGAAGAAAAAGAAAGAGGTATTACAATTAATACTTCACACATCGAATATGAAACTGCAAACAGACACTACGCTCACGTAGATTGTCCAGGTCACGCCGATTATGTGAAAAACATGGTAACTGGTGCTGCTCAAATGGATGGTGCTATCTTAGTAGTTGCTTCTACAGACGGACCAATGCCTCAAACTAGAGAGCATATCCTTCTTTGTCGTCAGGTAAACGTACCTAACGTACTTGTATTCATGAACAAAGTTGACATGGTTGACGATGTTGAATTATTAGAGTTAGTAGAAATGGAAGTAAGAGAGCTTCTTTCTTCTTATGACTATGATGGTGACAATACACCGGTTATTCAAGGTTCTGCTCTAGGAGGTCTTAACGGAGATCCTAAATGGGTAGCGAAAATCGAAGAATTAATGGATGCTGTTGATACTTGGATCGAACTTCCAACAAGAGACGTTGACAAAACTTTCTTGATGCCAATCGAAGATGTATTCTCTATTACAGGTCGTGGTACAGTTGCTACAGGAAGAATTGAAGCAGGTGTTATCAATACAGGTGATCCAGTAGATATCGTAGGTATGGGTGATGAAAAATTAACATCAACTGTAACAGGAGTAGAAATGTTCCGTAAGATCTTAGATAGAGGTGAAGCTGGAGATAACGTAGGTATCTTGTTAAGAGGTATTGAGAAAACTGACATCAAAAGAGGTATGGTAATCGCGAAAGCAGGTTCTGTAACTCCACACAAAAAATTCAAAGCAGAGGTTTATATCCTTTCTAAAGAAGAAGGTGGTCGTCATACTCCATTCCACAACAAATACCGTCCACAGTTTTATGTAAGAACTACAGACGTTACAGGTGAGATTTTCTTACCAGAAGGTGTAGAAATGGTAATGCCAGGAGATAACTTAACAATTACAGTAGAATTGTTACAGCCGATTGCTCTTAATGTAGGTCTTAGATTTGCAATTAGAGAAGGAGGTAGAACAGTTGGAGCTGGTCAGGTAACTGAAATTACTGACTAA
- the secE gene encoding preprotein translocase subunit SecE: MSLVDFIKGSYIEFKDKVEWPKWPELQSSTIVVTVSTVLLAIFVFGVDSLFSKSIANILSLFINLFN; the protein is encoded by the coding sequence ATGAGCTTAGTAGATTTTATTAAAGGTTCTTATATAGAATTCAAAGACAAAGTAGAGTGGCCCAAATGGCCAGAGTTGCAATCTTCAACGATTGTAGTAACTGTGTCGACTGTTTTATTGGCCATATTTGTTTTTGGTGTAGATTCATTGTTCAGTAAATCTATTGCGAATATTTTATCGCTCTTTATCAATCTGTTCAATTAA
- the nusG gene encoding transcription termination/antitermination protein NusG codes for MSDLKWYVLKSISGQESKVKAYIESEMKHYGFEDFVTQVVIPMEKVIQVRNGKKVPKEKPYYPGYLMVEANLVGEVPHVIKNIPGVISFLSSTKGGDPVPMRKSEVNRMLGRMDELSEFAMETAIPFVVGENVKVIDGPFNGFNGTVEKLHEEKKKIEVSVMIFGRKTPMELSFMQVEKV; via the coding sequence ATGAGTGACTTAAAGTGGTATGTTCTAAAATCCATAAGCGGACAGGAAAGTAAGGTGAAAGCCTATATTGAGAGCGAAATGAAGCACTATGGTTTCGAAGATTTCGTAACTCAGGTAGTCATTCCTATGGAAAAAGTGATCCAGGTAAGAAATGGTAAAAAGGTACCGAAAGAAAAACCTTATTATCCAGGATACTTAATGGTTGAAGCTAATCTTGTAGGAGAAGTTCCGCACGTTATCAAAAATATTCCTGGAGTAATTTCATTCTTAAGTTCTACTAAAGGTGGGGATCCTGTGCCAATGCGTAAGTCTGAGGTGAACAGAATGCTTGGTAGAATGGATGAACTTTCTGAATTTGCCATGGAAACTGCAATTCCTTTCGTAGTGGGAGAGAATGTGAAAGTAATCGATGGACCTTTCAATGGTTTCAATGGTACGGTGGAAAAACTTCATGAGGAGAAAAAGAAAATCGAAGTTTCAGTAATGATTTTCGGTAGAAAAACTCCAATGGAATTAAGCTTTATGCAAGTAGAGAAAGTTTAA